The Cronobacter sakazakii genome has a window encoding:
- the znuB gene encoding zinc ABC transporter permease subunit ZnuB — MIELLLPGWMAGMLLACAAGPLGSFVVWRRMSYFGDTLAHASLLGVAFGLLLDVNPFYAVIVVTLLLAGGLVWLEKRPHLAIDTLLGIMAHSALSLGLVVVSLMGNIRVDLMAYLFGDLLAVTPADLLSVGLGVAVVLGVLCWQWRNLLSMTISPDLAFVDGVPLQRVKILLMMVTALTIGVAMKFVGALIITSLLIIPAATARRFARTPEQMAGIAVGLGMVAVTGGLTFSAFYDTPAGPSVVLCAALLFIFSMAKRSPA; from the coding sequence ATGATTGAACTTCTGCTTCCCGGCTGGATGGCTGGTATGCTGCTGGCCTGCGCCGCAGGCCCGCTGGGCTCGTTCGTGGTCTGGCGTCGGATGTCTTATTTTGGCGATACGCTGGCGCATGCCTCGCTCCTCGGCGTCGCTTTCGGGCTTCTGCTGGATGTCAACCCGTTCTACGCGGTGATTGTGGTCACGCTGCTGCTGGCGGGCGGGCTGGTCTGGCTTGAGAAGCGCCCGCATCTGGCGATAGACACGCTGCTTGGCATTATGGCGCACAGCGCGCTGTCGCTCGGTCTTGTTGTGGTGAGCCTGATGGGCAATATCCGCGTCGATTTAATGGCCTACCTGTTCGGCGATCTGCTGGCGGTGACGCCTGCCGATCTGCTCTCCGTCGGGCTGGGTGTCGCCGTCGTGCTCGGCGTGCTGTGCTGGCAGTGGCGAAATTTACTCTCCATGACCATCAGCCCCGATCTCGCCTTTGTGGACGGCGTGCCGTTACAGCGCGTCAAAATCCTGCTGATGATGGTGACGGCGCTGACGATTGGCGTGGCGATGAAGTTTGTCGGGGCGCTGATTATCACGTCACTGTTGATTATCCCGGCAGCAACCGCGCGCCGTTTTGCCCGTACGCCTGAGCAGATGGCGGGCATTGCGGTCGGACTTGGCATGGTGGCGGTCACGGGCGGTCTGACGTTCTCCGCCTTTTACGACACGCCTGCTGGCCCTTCAGTGGTGCTGTGCGCCGCGCTGCTGTTTATTTTCAGCATGGCGAAGCGTTCGCCGGCCTGA
- the ruvB gene encoding Holliday junction branch migration DNA helicase RuvB, with protein MIEADRLVAPGSVVAEEVADRAIRPKLLEEYIGQPQVRSQMEIFIQAAKLRGDALDHLLIFGPPGLGKTTLANIVANEMGVNLRTTSGPVLEKAGDLAAMLTNLEPHDVLFIDEIHRLSPVVEEVLYPAMEDYQLDIMIGEGPAARSIKIDLPPFTLIGATTRAGSLTSPLRDRFGIVQRLEFYQVADLQHIVSRSARHMGLEMNDEASLEVAKRSRGTPRIANRLLRRVRDFAEVRHDGVINQHVASQALDMLNVDAEGFDYMDRKLLLAVIDKFFGGPVGLDNLAAAIGEERETIEDVLEPFLIQQGFLQRTPRGRMATTRAWNHFGITPPQMP; from the coding sequence ATGATTGAAGCAGACCGCCTGGTGGCGCCGGGCAGCGTTGTGGCAGAAGAGGTGGCCGATCGCGCCATTCGCCCCAAATTACTCGAAGAGTACATCGGCCAGCCGCAGGTGCGTTCCCAGATGGAGATTTTTATCCAGGCGGCGAAGCTGCGCGGCGATGCGCTCGATCATCTGCTGATTTTCGGCCCGCCGGGGCTTGGGAAAACCACGCTCGCCAATATCGTCGCCAACGAAATGGGCGTCAACCTGCGCACCACCTCCGGGCCGGTGCTGGAAAAGGCGGGCGATCTGGCGGCGATGCTCACCAACCTTGAGCCGCACGACGTTCTGTTTATCGATGAAATCCATCGTCTCTCGCCCGTGGTCGAAGAGGTGCTCTATCCGGCGATGGAAGATTACCAGCTCGATATCATGATTGGCGAAGGCCCGGCGGCGCGCTCGATCAAAATCGATTTACCGCCGTTTACGCTGATTGGCGCGACGACACGCGCCGGCTCGCTTACTTCACCGCTGCGCGACCGCTTCGGCATCGTGCAGCGCCTGGAGTTCTATCAGGTCGCTGATTTGCAGCATATTGTGAGCCGCAGCGCGCGCCATATGGGGCTTGAGATGAATGACGAAGCCTCGCTGGAAGTGGCGAAGCGTTCGCGCGGCACGCCGCGTATCGCTAACCGCCTGCTGCGTCGCGTGCGCGATTTCGCCGAGGTGCGCCACGACGGCGTTATCAATCAGCACGTAGCGTCTCAGGCGCTGGATATGCTTAATGTCGATGCCGAAGGCTTTGACTATATGGACCGCAAGCTGCTGCTGGCGGTGATCGACAAATTCTTTGGCGGCCCGGTGGGGCTCGACAACCTGGCGGCCGCTATCGGCGAAGAGCGCGAAACCATCGAAGATGTGCTGGAGCCCTTCCTCATTCAGCAGGGCTTTTTGCAGCGCACGCCGCGCGGAAGAATGGCAACCACCCGTGCGTGGAACCATTTCGGCATTACGCCGCCGCAGATGCCGTGA